A region of Desulfolithobacter dissulfuricans DNA encodes the following proteins:
- a CDS encoding Crp/Fnr family transcriptional regulator: MKTKMSSINLLQELKQEKYRPFLEKFTRITRPAGQLLFSPGDADNLVFIVSAGRLRIYLGVEDKEFSLAVLEPGDIYTTHTRAYVQTLTEVTLLTMPTDTFHAYMSIHPALSRTIISILGELLKQSFSIIYSLVFKDISQRLTDLLVHEALHNGEQDAGGIRIRLDLTMGQLAAIVGSSRQTVSTIIGEMLRSEVILREGRGIFLIPNLELLKAYPNA, encoded by the coding sequence ATGAAAACCAAGATGTCCTCCATCAACCTGCTCCAGGAACTCAAGCAGGAAAAATACCGCCCCTTTCTCGAAAAGTTCACCAGGATAACCCGGCCGGCAGGCCAGCTTCTGTTCAGTCCCGGCGACGCAGACAACCTGGTCTTCATTGTCAGCGCCGGCAGGCTCCGGATCTATCTTGGCGTCGAGGACAAGGAGTTTTCTCTCGCGGTTCTCGAGCCAGGCGACATCTACACTACCCACACCCGGGCCTATGTCCAGACCCTGACCGAGGTTACCCTGCTGACCATGCCCACCGACACCTTCCATGCCTACATGTCCATCCACCCGGCCCTGTCGCGGACCATCATCTCCATCCTCGGCGAACTGCTTAAACAGTCATTTTCCATCATCTATTCTCTGGTGTTCAAGGATATCAGCCAGCGGCTGACAGATTTACTGGTCCACGAGGCCCTCCATAACGGTGAGCAGGACGCAGGCGGTATCCGTATCCGACTGGACCTGACCATGGGCCAGTTGGCCGCCATTGTCGGTTCCTCTCGTCAGACCGTGTCCACCATCATCGGCGAGATGCTGCGCAGCGAGGTGATCCTGAGGGAA
- a CDS encoding peptide transporter, with the protein MYDDKELKEYRDLLTPPDHFEEGFDWKTVVGAVFIGFLMMPGSMYLQLVIGSGIGPAARWVTIILFAEIARRAHTSLKQQEIFILYYMAGAALASPFQGLLWNQYLVQSDAAKMLGLTEFIPSWVAPAASSDSMAQRTFFHRDWLIPILLLVGSQIIQRVDRFGLGYALYRITSDVERLPFPMAPVGALGTMALAETEEEKKSGWKWRVFSIGGVIGLLFGSIYVLLPVVSGLIFTEPIGLIPIPWIELTRHTEEVLPAVATGLQLDLGLVFIGMVLPFWAVVGGLAGLIITVVLNPILWKQGILHRWHQGMATVDTVFANNFDFYMSFGIGLGLAIGVIGVWTVLRSFGKNSAGRGGLQALFNPPPGRGDINFWLSITIYIVSTLSYVGLCILLVPNFPWIFFIGYGFIYTPIISYITARMEGIAGQFVSLPLVREASFIAGAKYFGYQGIEIWYAPIPIHNYGEATVGFREIELTGTSLRGIIKAELVVFPVVMISSLLFSQFIWRLAPIPSSSYPYAQELWHLQALNTLLMQTSTLEGNSLFFQALNSSYVLSGLGLGLFMYMILSILGLPVLLIYGVVRGLGQSTPHGIILEMAGALLGRYYFHKRYGSMWRQYAPVLLAGFSCGMGLTGMFAMGFALILKSLSYMAY; encoded by the coding sequence ATGTACGACGACAAGGAACTCAAGGAATACCGCGACCTGCTGACTCCGCCGGATCACTTCGAGGAGGGGTTTGACTGGAAGACCGTGGTCGGGGCCGTGTTCATCGGTTTTCTGATGATGCCGGGTTCCATGTACCTGCAGCTGGTCATCGGTTCCGGCATCGGCCCGGCGGCCCGCTGGGTCACCATCATCCTCTTTGCCGAGATCGCCCGGCGGGCCCACACCAGCCTTAAGCAGCAGGAGATATTCATCCTCTACTACATGGCCGGCGCAGCCCTGGCCTCACCCTTCCAGGGACTTCTCTGGAACCAGTACCTGGTCCAGTCCGATGCGGCCAAGATGCTGGGCCTCACCGAATTCATTCCGTCCTGGGTGGCGCCCGCGGCCAGTTCCGATTCCATGGCCCAGCGCACCTTTTTCCACCGCGACTGGCTGATCCCGATCCTGCTCCTGGTGGGTTCCCAGATCATTCAGCGGGTGGACCGTTTCGGCCTGGGGTACGCCCTGTACCGGATCACCTCGGACGTGGAGCGGCTCCCCTTCCCCATGGCGCCGGTGGGGGCGCTGGGGACCATGGCCCTGGCCGAGACCGAGGAAGAAAAGAAGAGCGGCTGGAAATGGCGGGTCTTTTCCATCGGCGGGGTTATCGGCCTGCTGTTCGGATCCATTTATGTCCTGCTGCCCGTGGTGTCGGGACTCATCTTCACCGAGCCCATCGGGTTGATCCCCATTCCCTGGATCGAACTGACCCGTCACACCGAAGAGGTGCTGCCGGCGGTGGCCACCGGACTGCAGCTCGACCTGGGCCTGGTCTTCATCGGCATGGTCCTGCCCTTCTGGGCTGTGGTCGGCGGCCTGGCAGGGCTGATCATCACCGTGGTGCTCAACCCCATCCTCTGGAAACAGGGCATCCTCCACCGCTGGCACCAGGGTATGGCCACGGTGGACACTGTGTTTGCCAATAATTTTGATTTCTACATGAGTTTCGGCATCGGCCTGGGCCTGGCCATCGGCGTGATCGGCGTCTGGACCGTACTCCGTTCCTTTGGCAAGAACAGCGCAGGCCGTGGCGGCCTCCAGGCCCTGTTCAACCCGCCGCCGGGTCGGGGCGATATCAATTTCTGGCTCTCCATCACCATCTATATCGTCTCCACCTTGTCCTATGTAGGGCTCTGCATCCTCCTGGTGCCCAACTTCCCGTGGATCTTCTTCATCGGCTACGGCTTCATCTACACCCCGATCATCTCCTACATCACCGCCCGGATGGAGGGTATCGCCGGACAGTTTGTCAGCCTGCCCCTGGTCCGGGAGGCCAGTTTCATTGCCGGGGCCAAGTATTTCGGCTACCAGGGAATCGAAATATGGTATGCGCCCATTCCCATCCACAACTATGGCGAGGCCACGGTGGGCTTTCGGGAGATCGAGCTCACCGGGACCTCTCTGCGCGGCATCATCAAGGCGGAACTGGTGGTCTTTCCGGTGGTCATGATATCAAGCCTGCTCTTTTCCCAGTTCATCTGGCGACTGGCGCCGATCCCGTCCAGTTCCTACCCCTATGCCCAGGAACTGTGGCATCTCCAGGCCCTCAACACCCTGCTCATGCAGACATCCACTCTGGAGGGCAACTCGCTCTTCTTCCAGGCCCTCAACTCGAGCTATGTCCTCTCCGGCCTGGGTCTGGGCCTTTTCATGTACATGATTCTCTCAATTCTCGGGTTGCCGGTGCTGCTGATCTACGGGGTGGTGCGCGGCCTGGGCCAGTCCACGCCGCACGGCATCATCCTGGAGATGGCCGGAGCGCTCTTGGGCCGCTACTATTTTCACAAACGCTACGGTTCCATGTGGCGCCAGTACGCCCCGGTCCTGCTGGCCGGGTTCTCCTGCGGCATGGGGCTGACCGGTATGTTTGCCATGGGTTTTGCCCTGATCCTCAAATCACTGAGTTACATGGCCTACTGA